One window from the genome of Babylonia areolata isolate BAREFJ2019XMU chromosome 11, ASM4173473v1, whole genome shotgun sequence encodes:
- the LOC143287295 gene encoding uncharacterized protein LOC143287295 isoform X2, with protein sequence METKKKRPNLSDCETQVLLEEVATEHALINSHLQAGTTIKKKRAVWQKIADQVNAVGGHNRDADACKKRWKDLKEAYNKKKVATGTGGGPPPPQVPFEEVLDQLLGSSFLRTGVDGADELDTYSQDQADNTAVTKQPCRSATVTSAQESYETTVHNISVPLEPGPNVVMLPDLDTEDDGGQSCAVSPIPFMCTPVATCSSQSNTPSSRKVQESSFPTPQPSTSRAPSSSSSTSTSLPQDPPRTSKKLKHPSQQSDPSEESETELNKQFLKTQIQKNKEQTTLVILQQKKTKLEIRKLELQIAQLESLQPSVADDSLNG encoded by the exons atggaaacaaaaaagaagcgcCCTAACTTATCCGATTGTGAGACACAAGTTCTTTTGGAGGAGGTCGCTACAGAGCACGCATTGATAAATTCGCATTTACAGGCTGGCACCACTATTAAGAAAAAGAGAGCGGTCTGGCAGAAAATCGCGGATCAAGTCAATGCTGTTGGAGGCCACAACAGGGACGCTGACGCTTGTAAAAAGCGTTGGAAGGACCTCAAAGAGGCctacaacaagaagaaggtgGCCACAGGAACCGGGGGAGGACCACCACCTCCTCAAGTACCATTTGAGGAGGTACTCGATCAGCTCCTTGGGAGCTCATTTTTGAGAACTGGTGTAGACG GTGCTGATGAACTTGACACATACTCACAGGACCAAGCTGATAACACCGCTG tgACAAAACAGCCATGCAGATCAGCTACGGTTACCTCTGCACAAGAAAGTTATGAAACAACTGTCCACAACATAAGTGTACCACTAG AGCCTGGACCCAATGTTGTCATGTTGCCAGACCTGGACACCGAGGATGATGGTGGACAAAGCTGTGCAGTCAGTCCAATACCATTCATGTGCACACCAGTCGCCACATGCTCTTCGCAATCTAATACCCCTAGCAGTAGGAAGGTCCAAGAGTCTTCATTCCCAACACCGCAGCCTTCTACATCACGGgccccttcttcatcttcctccacaTCCACCAGCCTTCCACAGGATCCTCCAAGAACCAGTAAGAAGCTGAAGCACCCATCCCAGCAGTCAGATCCATCTGAGGAATCTGAAACAGAGTTAAATAAACAGTTTTTGAAAACTCAGATACAAAAGAATAAAGAACAGACAACACTAGTTATACTgcagcagaagaaaacaaaactagaaATCAGGAAATTAGAACTCCAGATAGCTCAGCTCGAGTCTCTTCAGCCCTCAGTTGCAGATGATTCTTTGAATGGTTAA
- the LOC143287295 gene encoding nuclear apoptosis-inducing factor 1-like isoform X1 produces METKKKRPNLSDCETQVLLEEVATEHALINSHLQAGTTIKKKRAVWQKIADQVNAVGGHNRDADACKKRWKDLKEAYNKKKVATGTGGGPPPPQVPFEEVLDQLLGSSFLRTGVDGADELDTYSQDQADNTADVSVIAVSSTPLPPVTKQPCRSATVTSAQESYETTVHNISVPLEPGPNVVMLPDLDTEDDGGQSCAVSPIPFMCTPVATCSSQSNTPSSRKVQESSFPTPQPSTSRAPSSSSSTSTSLPQDPPRTSKKLKHPSQQSDPSEESETELNKQFLKTQIQKNKEQTTLVILQQKKTKLEIRKLELQIAQLESLQPSVADDSLNG; encoded by the exons atggaaacaaaaaagaagcgcCCTAACTTATCCGATTGTGAGACACAAGTTCTTTTGGAGGAGGTCGCTACAGAGCACGCATTGATAAATTCGCATTTACAGGCTGGCACCACTATTAAGAAAAAGAGAGCGGTCTGGCAGAAAATCGCGGATCAAGTCAATGCTGTTGGAGGCCACAACAGGGACGCTGACGCTTGTAAAAAGCGTTGGAAGGACCTCAAAGAGGCctacaacaagaagaaggtgGCCACAGGAACCGGGGGAGGACCACCACCTCCTCAAGTACCATTTGAGGAGGTACTCGATCAGCTCCTTGGGAGCTCATTTTTGAGAACTGGTGTAGACG GTGCTGATGAACTTGACACATACTCACAGGACCAAGCTGATAACACCGCTG atgTATCTGTCATAGCTGTGTCATCAACTCCATTACCACCAG tgACAAAACAGCCATGCAGATCAGCTACGGTTACCTCTGCACAAGAAAGTTATGAAACAACTGTCCACAACATAAGTGTACCACTAG AGCCTGGACCCAATGTTGTCATGTTGCCAGACCTGGACACCGAGGATGATGGTGGACAAAGCTGTGCAGTCAGTCCAATACCATTCATGTGCACACCAGTCGCCACATGCTCTTCGCAATCTAATACCCCTAGCAGTAGGAAGGTCCAAGAGTCTTCATTCCCAACACCGCAGCCTTCTACATCACGGgccccttcttcatcttcctccacaTCCACCAGCCTTCCACAGGATCCTCCAAGAACCAGTAAGAAGCTGAAGCACCCATCCCAGCAGTCAGATCCATCTGAGGAATCTGAAACAGAGTTAAATAAACAGTTTTTGAAAACTCAGATACAAAAGAATAAAGAACAGACAACACTAGTTATACTgcagcagaagaaaacaaaactagaaATCAGGAAATTAGAACTCCAGATAGCTCAGCTCGAGTCTCTTCAGCCCTCAGTTGCAGATGATTCTTTGAATGGTTAA